In a genomic window of Sarcophilus harrisii chromosome 4, mSarHar1.11, whole genome shotgun sequence:
- the LOC100913798 gene encoding cytochrome b-245 chaperone 1 isoform X2, whose protein sequence is MYMQVETRTGSLLHLKRSPGIRSWSLLVGILSIGLAAAYYSGDNIGWKFFYVTGCLFVAVQNLEDWEEALFDKTTGKVILKTFNLYKKILMASRVCHEQVVVGLNDIKDVNVIEEKVRYFGKGYTVVLRFATGFSHPLTQSAVMGHRSDVEVIAKLIINFLELRQPESPKDLSQSSDSDVDEPRHQN, encoded by the exons ATGTATATGCAGGTAGAGACCCGAACTGGCTCCCTTCTCCATCTGAAGAGGTCTCCTGGTATCCGATCCTGGTCTCTTCTTGTAG gtATCTTGTCCATTGGCTTGGCAGCTGCATACTACAGTGGAG ATAATATAGGCTGGAAATTCTTCTATGTCACAGGGTGTCTGTTTGTGGCGGTGCAGAACTTAGAGGACTGGGAG gaagccCTGTTTGACAAAACTACTGGGAAAGTAATCTTGAAAACATTCAACCTCTACAAGAAAATACTGATGGCTTCTAGGGTATGCCATGAACAAG TGGTAGTTGGACTGAATGACATTAAGGATGTGAATGTCATTGAAGAGAAAGTTCGATATTTTGGAAAGGGCTATACAGTGGTACTTCGGTTTGCAACAGGCTTTTCCCATCCTCTTACCCAGAGTGCAGTGATGGGTCATAGGAG TGATGTAGAAGTAATTGCCAAGCTTATCATCAACTTTCTGGAGCTGCGCCAGCCAGAGAGCCCCAAAGACTTGTCCCAGAGCAGTGACAGTGATGTGGATGAACCCAGGCACCAGAACTAA